Part of the Bacillus sp. N1-1 genome, TGCAAAAATAAAGAAAAGAGCAAATAACACAAGCGCAATTCGACGAATTGTTTTTATCATAAAGAATCTCCTTTTCAATTGGATTCTTTCATGATAGCAAACTCTCCTTCTTATTTAGAAGAAAAACGCTTTACCGAAGCAGTTGTTTAATTGTATAAGGAAGCATTTCATGCAGCGTTTCAAAGGAATACGTTAGTTCAAGTCGTTCTGTCCATTTATGCGCATCTCTTCCCATCGGTCCCAGGTTCATAACTGGAACCTTTAACTGTTCTAACGCCTCGAGAGGTAGCGTATAAGACTGCCCATATAAAGGCATGTTGCTCATTAATGGTTGAATCGTTTCTTTCGTACGCTCTAATCCAACAAAACTTAAATCCGAAAGTCCAGGAAAATAATGTTGCGGCTTTAACTTTACGTTATGCTTCTCGTCACTGTAAGTCATCACACGTTGGATCGTTTCCTGAATAAATGGATCATGACGAGATGAAACGGCTGGGTAAAACGGCGGGTTATAAAAAAGAACGATCATTGGCCCATCCTCTTTACAAAGCGCTGCAAGATCAAAGACCATTCTTGTTGAAAGATCTCGATCCCCAAGATCTTTAAAGTTCGCCGAGATATAATCCTGACGACGCTTAATTTCCGCTTCTCCAAACAAAGTAACAGCCCGTTGGAGCAATTGTTCATAGGTTAGGACATTTACTTTAAATGGCTCTGGAACATAGCTTTGAAGCATCGAAAAAGCAGTTGCTTTTTCTAAATAGTGATGTTCAATACGCCTGGCAGCAGTTTTTACAGCCTTCATCAATTTATCCGTAATTTGTTGAATGCTACTTTCCATCCCAAGCACATTAAAAAGCGTGACACCAACATGCGGAATTTGAACCGAATATCCTTCTTTTAAATCCTTTTGCATTAAATTTGTAGGCGGAGGCGTTACTTCTCCATCAACAACCTCACAAAAGTCAGCATTTAGTTCTAGCTCCTTCGTTACTTCTGCCGCCATGTAATTCGCATTCAATCCAGAAAATGGTTCCCCGACGTGCGTTTCTTGACCATAACAGAAAAAACCAGGAAGTAACTTGCCAATTGATCCTGAATAAAGATAGAGATTTTGATCACCGGGATAATTTGTGAAAACAGGCTCAGAATTTAAACAAGCAGTATACGTAAGGTTATGTTGTTTTGCCATTTCAACAAGCACAGGAACGGCCTCGATCATGCCAAGCGAATTGGCTTCTTCATCAGGCACCGTAAGAAATAAAATATTCCCCTCAAATCCCCCAAAACTTGCTTTTTCAAGCATGCTCATCTGTAAGGCAATCCCTGCTTTCATATCCATCACGCCTCGACCAAATACCCACTCCCCATTTTCCAGATCATTCTGAACTTCTAATGGCATCTTATCGAGATTCTTATATATTTCTTCTGTCAGATCATATGGGCTAAAGGCCAGGTTTTTCAACTGGCCATAATCTTCTACATCGACCACATCGAAATGACTTATTAATATAACCGTTTTTTTCGCTGTTCCGTTCTTGATCAGACCTGTTACAAAAGAGCGTCCATCACTTGTTGGGTGAAGAGCAAGCATTTGAGGATTATCTTTAAAATAGTCTAAATCCTGAAGCTGAAGATGAATGTATTCTGCAAGCGCTACTTCAGGATAGGAACCCGTTACACTCTGGTGTTCTACAAGTCTTGATAACAAATACATGAGCGTTTCTTTTGTTTGCCATTTCTCCACCTCATCGCCCCCTGTCTGTTTTTTGCAAAATTCACCTGTTTTTGGTAGGTTTAATGAGAATAGACGGCATTTGATGACCTCTTCACCGTCCCCTACCTAAAACATGTAGCCTTTCAAGTCATGTGGGTAGGGCTCAACTTCCCCTAAAGGTTCGAATGGAAGTTTCACTTTATCATATTTTATACATACAAAACCTGAAAAGACCAGTAGAAAAGGGGAAAATCATGACAATCATATTTGCTCATAGAGGTGCAAGCAGACAATGTCCAGAAAATACATTAAGTGCTTACGAACGTGCGGTAAAGCTTGGAGCTGGAGGAATTGAAATTGATGTCCAACTTTCAAAAGATGGCGTTCCAGTTGTCATTCACGACCGTACCTTAAAGCGTACTACGTCTGGGAAAGGGATTGTAACCGAATCGAATTATGCTGATCTTAAAAAGCTGGATGCAGGGAGCTGGTTTTCTCCAAAGTTTCAGCAAGAAAGTATCCCTTCTTTAGAGGAAGTATTGACCTTTGCTTCAGATTATCCCGAACTCTGGCTGAATATTGAATTAAAATATTATCGAGAAGATGATGATCAACTCGCCAAAACAGCCATTCCGATGATTAAAAAATTTCGCTCTGATAAAAATACGCTGATTTCTAGCTTTGAACACGAACGATTGCTTGAGGTACATAAATTGTGGTCTAAGGTAGAAACCGCTCCTCTTTACAAGGGGAACTTACATGAACCCTGGCACTACGCAAAAAAACTAAAAGCAAAAGCGATCCACCCTCACTTCAAATCCATCCATTCATCGCTTATCAAAACCGTTCAATCTCATGGTATAAACGTGCGGCCTTATACGATTAATGATGAGAAATGGCTGAGACAATTTCTTGAGTGGGAAGTAGACGGACTTATGACGGATGTGCCTGATCTTGCGTTAAATATCATGCATAACAAGCAAATTTCACAACAAAAAAAGCCCTGGTGGAAAAACGTTTGGAGCATGATCACAAAGTAAAGCACGATTTGCGACTTCTTTTTTTGCACATGCTATACTTAG contains:
- a CDS encoding glycerophosphodiester phosphodiesterase family protein, with translation MTIIFAHRGASRQCPENTLSAYERAVKLGAGGIEIDVQLSKDGVPVVIHDRTLKRTTSGKGIVTESNYADLKKLDAGSWFSPKFQQESIPSLEEVLTFASDYPELWLNIELKYYREDDDQLAKTAIPMIKKFRSDKNTLISSFEHERLLEVHKLWSKVETAPLYKGNLHEPWHYAKKLKAKAIHPHFKSIHSSLIKTVQSHGINVRPYTINDEKWLRQFLEWEVDGLMTDVPDLALNIMHNKQISQQKKPWWKNVWSMITK
- a CDS encoding M20/M25/M40 family metallo-hydrolase; this translates as MEKWQTKETLMYLLSRLVEHQSVTGSYPEVALAEYIHLQLQDLDYFKDNPQMLALHPTSDGRSFVTGLIKNGTAKKTVILISHFDVVDVEDYGQLKNLAFSPYDLTEEIYKNLDKMPLEVQNDLENGEWVFGRGVMDMKAGIALQMSMLEKASFGGFEGNILFLTVPDEEANSLGMIEAVPVLVEMAKQHNLTYTACLNSEPVFTNYPGDQNLYLYSGSIGKLLPGFFCYGQETHVGEPFSGLNANYMAAEVTKELELNADFCEVVDGEVTPPPTNLMQKDLKEGYSVQIPHVGVTLFNVLGMESSIQQITDKLMKAVKTAARRIEHHYLEKATAFSMLQSYVPEPFKVNVLTYEQLLQRAVTLFGEAEIKRRQDYISANFKDLGDRDLSTRMVFDLAALCKEDGPMIVLFYNPPFYPAVSSRHDPFIQETIQRVMTYSDEKHNVKLKPQHYFPGLSDLSFVGLERTKETIQPLMSNMPLYGQSYTLPLEALEQLKVPVMNLGPMGRDAHKWTERLELTYSFETLHEMLPYTIKQLLR